The following is a genomic window from Tursiops truncatus isolate mTurTru1 chromosome 7, mTurTru1.mat.Y, whole genome shotgun sequence.
TGCGTCCCAACATCGGAGCTCAGGAGGTCTGAGTGTCGGCTCAAAACCCGGAGCGAAGGGTTAAAGCTCCGGTCGCTACCCCTAACCCACGCGGGACAGGTGAGGGACGGGGGCACGCCAGGGGGAGGGGACTCGCCCTGGCCCCACCCCTCCGGGCCGCCTATCTTTTGGGGGCGTGGCCTATGGGCTGCCCAGCTCCTAGTGGGAGGTCGGAGCGCGTGGGCCCGCCCCCCGCATATAAGAGCGGTGCGGCACTGCAGCTAGCGCAGTTCTCACTGAGACCCGTCACCCGGACTCTACGTGAGACCCACCGCCTGGACTCACCATGGTGAGTGCGGCCCTGCCGGCATCTCGCCCGTCCCTTAATTGCCCCTCTTCTTCGGGGAACCTCCCTCCCGGGATGCTCGGAGCCCTCCATCCGAAGTTCCTGGTCTCGAGGAgttgggggagtggggtgggggggtgggggggtgcatttcccccaccccaccccctcccggtGACTTTGGCTGAGCCACGTTGTCCACTTTcggaggctggggaagggagtgGAGTGGGGTGGGATTCTTCACGAGCAGAGAGGAGTCCTCCTGGAATCCCCTCCTGCTCCACCAAGCATTTTGTGCCCTAATTCTCCTGAGGGGAGTCACGCGGTCCCGTGCCCAGTCCTTTCCGCCGGCGAGGAGACCCGCGCGGCTGCCCTCCGCCCCTAGCCTCCCCCTCACTTCCCGGTCCCCGGAACTGACCAAACACGTGCTTGGCGCAAGAAGGTGGAGGGGGTCAGATTACTTGGTGCAGCATCCCCCTTTCCTCCGACTGTGTGTGTATCCCTCCTACCCACAGTCCCCTGTGACTCAGCACCCCTCTTCTGATCCTGGAGGGGTGGCGAGAATGGGGTTCAGCCTAGTCAGGCGAGCCGGATTCTCTCCAGCCGGAATCAGGGTGCACGGACGGGCAGAGACAGCTGGCGCTGAGCGAGAGTGCGGCCGGGGccaggttggggggaggggaaagaggtgTGTGTAGGGGGGTGGTATTTATAGCCTAGGGACCGGGACCGAAATCCAATCCTCGCTTTCCGCCGGGATGTAACTGGAAAGAATCtagaagcggggggggggggggggggggcgaatGCAGGGCCAAGGTTCAGGATGGCGCTCACCCTGCCCAGGGCAAGGCGGTTACCTCTGGGGCCTCACCGCAGGTTCCGCTTCCTTTTCTCGGTATTTGGAAACCGTCACCCCGCCATTTCGGTCTCGAAAAGGGAGGCTGCGCCGGCCCTGCGTGGCACCACTTTGGCTCTTCAGAGGTTAATTTCACACTGGCAGGGATGAGCCTAGGGCAGCGAGTGCCCCAGTACCCACAACCCGTATTGCCTGCGCCTGCCGTCTTTTGCTCTCTGCAGTCTCGGTGAGGGCTCCGCAGTGGACGAAGGTGGTGAAGACACCCAGGGTGTGGGGGTGGAGGTGACGAGCGCAGCCAGACGGGCTTGAAaggcggtggggggagggcatCCTGCTGGCCAGCGTGGTCAGTTGACGCCTGGCTGGAAGGCTGAGACACCTCTGCAGCCCGAAAGAATGAAAGGGGGAGAGGGTTATACGAAATACTAGTTGTTCCATCCTCAGAGCAAAGAACTAATCAAGCTGGGAACCTCTAGCTATAAATTCATAGCTCCGGAAAACCTTCTGTCCCTCCTCAGGCTCTTGAGAAGCTGATTTGTGGGAGTAGGGATTGGGAACAGCTGAAAAATCGCTTGTCCTTGTCTCAGTTACTGCAGTGTCTGCCTGTCTCATACGCACTTGCCCTCTGCGTCCTCCCTGAGTGTCCTGTGAATGTAGCAGGGTCATGTGGAGCCACAGCTCTTACTTGACAAGGTCCCAACAGAGAAGTAGGCTGAGGGACTGGCCTGCCCTACTGGGTGCCTCCAGTTGGAAAGTCCTATGCAGGGGAGCCTGGGCAGGCTGCCAGCCTCTTTGACCTCTGCCCAGCCCCAAGCCTCCACTTTTGCCAACTGAGTGATCCTAACTGGTAGGTGatagggtgggagagaggctcatGAGGTAAGGACTTATGTATGTGGAGCTTATGCCATGTCCCCTCTCTTTATCCTTCAGCGTGAATGCATCTCTGTCCATGTGGGGCAGGCAGGTGTTCAGATGGGCAATGCCTGCTGGGAGCTCTACTGTCTGGAACATGGGATTCAGCCAGATGGGCAGATGCCCAGTGACAAGACAATTGGTGGAGGGGACGACTCCTTCACCACCTTCTTCTGTGAAACCGGCGCTGGAAAGCATGTGCCCCGGGCAGTTTTTGTGGATTTGGAGCCCACCGTAATCggtgagaggaagagagggtggaattgaggggatggaaagtgACTCTAAGCTTCTCTCTGGAGAGAGGGTGTGTAGACCTGGCTTTCCTGGCCCTAAAAACCCCTTGCCCTGCTGGAAGCTAAAGAAGGCAAGCTGATTGCAGGCTGGCCTGGGCAGCAGGTCTGGGTTTCCCACACACACTGGTATCTCAGGCTGGCAGAAGGATGAGCTCTTCCATACATCTGACCACAGTtaccaggctgggggagggaggtacGTGCTGAGCACAGCCTTGTGGTTTCTGCCCTAATGATGTGGTTTATGCCCTTCCAGATGAGATCCGAAATGGCCCATACCGACAGCTCTTCCACCCCGAGCAGCTCATCACTGGGAAAGAGGATGCTGCTAACAACTACGCTCGTGGTCACTACACCATTGGCAAGGAAATCATTGACCCTGTACTGGACCGAATCCGCAAGCTGGTGAGAACTTGGGATGGAAGGGAGCGTTTGAGAGGATGCTAATGgtcagaaacattttttcccagatccatttctttttcttttctttttttttttttttgcggtatgcgggcctctcacctctgtgggctctcccgttgtgaagcacaggctctggacccgcaggctcagcagccatggctcacgggcccagccgctccacggcatgtgggatcttcccagaccggggcacgaacccgtgtcccccgcatcggcaggcggactctcaaccactgcgccaccagggaagccctcccagatcCATTTCGTGGGGTCATCTCTAATTGTACATGTCCCAGAGCATGCTGCAGCTATGGGATACTCATTAGTCTTTGCCTTGACTCCTGAGAAATTTTAGGCGTTTGTGAAGCCAGAAGATAAGAGTTCCTCAGGCCCCTTCCCTGCCCACATTGCTCTTTACTTTCTTGCCTTTCAGTCTGATCAGTGCACAGGACTTCAGGGCTTCCTGGTGTTCCACAGCTTTGGAGGGGGCACTGGCTCTGGCTTCACCTCACTCCTGATGGAGCGGCTCTCTGTTGACTATGGCAAGAAATCCAAGCTGGAGTTCTCCATCTACCCAGCCCCGCAGGTGTCCACAGCCGTGGTGGAGCCTTATAACTCCATCCTGACCACCCACACCACCCTGGAGCACTCAGACTGTGCCTTCATGGTGGACAACGAAGCCATCTACGACATCTGCCGCCGCAACCTAGACATCGAGCGCCCGACTTACACCAACCTCAACCGCCTCATCAGCCAAATCGTCTCCTCCATCACGGCCTCCCTGCGCTTCGACGGCGCCCTCAACGTGGACCTGACGGAGTTCCAGACCAACCTGGTGCCCTACCCTCGCATCCACTTCCCCCTGGCCACCTATGCGCCAGTCATCT
Proteins encoded in this region:
- the LOC101334183 gene encoding tubulin alpha-4A chain — translated: MRECISVHVGQAGVQMGNACWELYCLEHGIQPDGQMPSDKTIGGGDDSFTTFFCETGAGKHVPRAVFVDLEPTVIDEIRNGPYRQLFHPEQLITGKEDAANNYARGHYTIGKEIIDPVLDRIRKLSDQCTGLQGFLVFHSFGGGTGSGFTSLLMERLSVDYGKKSKLEFSIYPAPQVSTAVVEPYNSILTTHTTLEHSDCAFMVDNEAIYDICRRNLDIERPTYTNLNRLISQIVSSITASLRFDGALNVDLTEFQTNLVPYPRIHFPLATYAPVISAEKAYHEQLSVAEITNACFEPANQMVKCDPRHGKYMACCLLYRGDVVPKDVNAAIAAIKTKRSIQFVDWCPTGFKVGINYQPPTVVPGGDLAKVQRAVCMLSNTTAIAEAWARLDHKFDLMYAKRAFVHWYVGEGMEEGEFSEAREDMAALEKDYEEVGIDSYEDEDEGEE